One Fuerstiella marisgermanici DNA window includes the following coding sequences:
- a CDS encoding GspE/PulE family protein codes for MSTALRVAAEDRARRLSQADLKRIRNVFSDGGKLSELALEFGFTNELDLLRGIGDAMRLPVIDLASEAPDASLLSGFPVRLVHRHGVFPVDKNDTTIKIVVSDPFDVHGIDAVSAATGLFVESVLALPHEVATLIKTHLGVGAETLDGLMAQAKDDDDGLEVIGDLEFDESEASAMAQEASVVRLVNDILVEAVNARASDIHMEVQVTGLKIRYRVDGVLQTQAVPTELNRFQAAIISRLKIMAHLNIAEKRVPQDGRIKIRVSGREVDIRVSIIPMLHGESVVMRVLDKDAMSFSLAGIGMEEDVNEQFQRLIRLPHGIVLVTGPTGSGKTTTLYSSLAEIKSERNKIITTEDPIEYQLEGINQIQVNHKVGLTFAASLRSILRHDPDVVLIGEIRDFETAENAVQASLTGHMVFSTLHTNDAAGAFMRLIDMGVEPFLVASTVEAIVAQRLVRTLCKECREEYTPTYDEVPGDFPFDEVAYGATIYRPTGCRSCRGTGFSGRLGIYELLKTNDEIRKLAHDRVGSDVIGKAAMANGMKTLRQDGWRKVFGGLTSIDEVLRVTKAD; via the coding sequence ATGAGTACTGCACTTCGTGTGGCCGCTGAGGATCGTGCGCGCCGCCTCTCACAAGCTGATCTCAAGCGAATTCGCAATGTGTTTTCCGACGGCGGAAAGCTTAGCGAACTGGCTCTGGAGTTTGGGTTTACCAACGAACTGGATCTGTTGCGCGGCATAGGCGATGCCATGCGGCTGCCGGTGATCGATCTGGCCAGCGAAGCGCCGGATGCGTCATTGCTGTCTGGGTTTCCCGTGCGACTCGTTCACCGTCACGGCGTTTTCCCCGTGGACAAAAATGACACGACGATCAAGATCGTGGTGTCTGATCCGTTCGACGTTCACGGCATCGACGCGGTTTCTGCGGCGACCGGGCTGTTTGTCGAATCGGTGCTCGCACTGCCGCACGAAGTCGCCACGTTGATTAAGACGCATCTGGGTGTCGGAGCAGAAACGCTGGACGGGCTGATGGCTCAGGCCAAAGACGACGACGACGGCCTTGAAGTGATCGGCGATCTTGAATTCGATGAATCCGAAGCGTCCGCGATGGCTCAGGAAGCCTCCGTGGTGCGCCTTGTGAACGACATTCTGGTCGAAGCCGTGAATGCGCGGGCGAGCGACATTCATATGGAGGTTCAGGTCACCGGCCTGAAAATCCGTTATCGCGTCGACGGAGTTCTGCAGACTCAAGCGGTCCCGACGGAACTAAATCGATTCCAGGCGGCCATCATCAGCCGCCTGAAAATCATGGCTCACCTGAACATCGCGGAAAAGCGAGTTCCCCAGGACGGTCGTATTAAAATTCGCGTGTCCGGTCGTGAAGTGGACATTCGCGTTTCCATCATTCCGATGCTGCATGGCGAAAGCGTCGTCATGCGAGTGCTGGACAAAGATGCGATGTCGTTTTCGCTGGCTGGCATCGGCATGGAAGAAGACGTTAACGAACAGTTTCAGCGTTTGATCCGGCTGCCTCACGGAATCGTGCTGGTCACGGGGCCAACGGGCTCTGGCAAGACAACGACGCTGTACAGTTCGCTGGCAGAAATCAAAAGCGAACGCAACAAGATCATTACGACAGAAGACCCGATCGAATATCAGCTGGAAGGCATCAACCAAATTCAGGTGAACCACAAGGTTGGCCTGACGTTTGCCGCCAGTTTACGCAGCATCCTGCGACACGACCCGGACGTTGTGCTGATCGGGGAAATTCGTGACTTCGAAACGGCTGAAAACGCAGTCCAGGCATCACTGACCGGTCATATGGTGTTTAGCACTCTTCACACCAACGATGCAGCGGGTGCGTTCATGAGACTGATCGACATGGGCGTCGAGCCGTTTCTGGTCGCCAGCACGGTCGAAGCCATTGTGGCTCAACGACTGGTTCGTACGCTTTGCAAAGAATGTCGCGAAGAGTACACGCCGACGTACGATGAAGTACCCGGCGATTTCCCCTTCGATGAAGTGGCCTACGGCGCCACAATCTATCGACCGACGGGTTGCCGGTCGTGTCGAGGTACCGGTTTTTCGGGTCGGCTGGGAATCTATGAACTGCTGAAGACTAACGACGAAATTCGCAAACTTGCGCATGACCGAGTCGGTTCAGACGTGATTGGCAAAGCCGCGATGGCCAATGGGATGAAGACCTTGCGACAGGACGGTTGGCGCAAAGTGTTTGGTGGTCTGACCAGCATCGACGAAGTTCTGCGAGTTACCAAGGCTGACTAA
- a CDS encoding secretin N-terminal domain-containing protein has protein sequence MLTIFRQMRLPVVTTTQRCTIVIAVILLCASVAPRCQAFAAQAEAEAVDYGRLADPATAATLGLSAEQKAAIAEIISKRDAALATADEAAKAGVMAKAMTELAAVLTEPQRSAFVKDAAPEPRLKFNFRFQKWTAVLDWVADEAGLSLVMDAPPPGTFNYSDTKEYTPTEAVDLLNGWLMTKGYTLVRRERMLMCLNLKEGLPDNAIPRVTVDELDARGRFEFVSVLIPMQGRPAETVLAEIKPLLGTYGKAEVLTATQQLLVVDSAASVRTIQNVVQQVPIPAVPATPTGPPPKPQLVVYPIKHANPEQAGEVLKTIIEGTLVVDAAASQISVNAIPDEQAKAKIIIQQLESNQGPDKQPVLKMYSARPSDSVEVLATLKLIAPDAQFRYDEASRKLVAWANQADQLHIAKSLEEMMAQQPNDGRTQLEVYPLKDIAPATAQSLVTALLPDARITLDTRTSSLIAIGTLTDHQAIRELLLQLEPQAAGVHPGELKSYPLNPKVNADTAIALLAGLTPSATVTSDTANRRLLITATPKDHEAIAAALAQVSQDGGGELPDLQFYTLKKASGTNAAAVLTAMLPTATVTFEAAADRLSVVGSKADHAVVVSTLAKLEATAPADEKRCLKIYDVTAKQRTRFTAVLASLTTELPGLQVLTDAQPGEMTVWATPSQHEIVAEVLTQLQRDVPPEEQPRLVVYPITKIDVASVSTVLAELFPDVKITTDAVASRLLIHAKPEVHETIRSAIQQLDSDVDGETEIKLMVYPVNGVDAVSALQLLNTEVPRATVIHDTTGQTFIVRARLEQQQQVAALLDSLQSASTPLQKRTAVTYPTSHSKSATEQQFFENAFPNATFVLDPIAQTMTALATAEDQAAIRETVEAMSKQGADAAEFKEYRVSSKNMIGVLRVMREATPNAQAVFAGDKLLTWAMPHEHAIIERIAKGLQKPEVDRRVETFDVTDVELSNAMAVLSQLVPDVSFITAQDGKSVVALVDGETKTKIQTTLTQLAESPAATAKRTLKFYDIESAGGPQAQTVVATAVPTVVFTVTQDSKRLLALVTDDEHQRVEATLQQLTTEKPFAPDTTLKLYSIKDAGPSATTVLAQSVPTAAISSGAMPDQIAVVATEKDHERVEQLLQKLQTAGKATPEKALVVYDIRGTDPTAVQTVLQPLIDADVNITVDATGRKLYVRAFPEQQQKVKATIEQITSSLKPNSELETKTYLVGRSNADEAQEVLLALYPDVTIVTDSERKLIVATATPEQHAMIENITKQIAAGGTVGNAPYAVVYSVENVSAAQAESVLTSLFTRTDAVRVSVNERTGRLVAVAREDQHALIADIMKKFDGEPGEEIKRDLAVYRVQPLDGFTVKLALEPLVSEDVLISAERRSSEILVSAPPEEQEKIAALIQEITASRITAGMETKTFRMNRGDATAAQTALVTLFPDATLVTDRLGQVLVATATPEQHKTIESVVQQMSVSQVGGKGVETRTYSMNVGDAYVAQTALQSMFPDATLVSDRRYKILVATATPEQHQTIETVVKQMTQSQIGGEGVETKTYRMNIGDADAAQTALRSLFPEATLVTDRRDRVLVATATAEQHKTIDVVVKQMNGEDQSADRPAPKTYRLNQADGETVVEVLENLFERTDEVRLSLDEVNQAVVAIARPDQHILIEQTLADLDPKDGAAAYTLQVYPIEDLDEEQVRQVVEDMLVERYPGSKVHHEAATGNLLVTTNQAGHTLTKDAIARFGRPEPREADVFQLTYLEPFTAQMAIENLISSRYPNEINQPIVYADDDTQQLWVQASKTQLVEMRTLLMKMGEVGLGAPGIEKSNPNLRIIPVGDNVDDTIKRIQDLWPKIRRNPIKVMRPKATSMNRALPSQDFQYAEARSSRHVLTALRDEPSKQTETEASVPKTEGSPEAEPSQKTLSESSPKEAPTEPPAVVIVPGDGRLTIASDDAEALDQLESLLRAIHSRPGAGGRNQDFGVYQLTNAGAVDVSTTLQQVFDDSNGLFSFGNVVMVPDERLNALIVYASRADRARIEQLLEILDSEKYEDTRRSFQTEVVPLQYASAARVEDVIQGVYSAEQRSGGPRSNIAIPKGVPTNVASVLRQINAAASSPLLTVEVQADTNSLVIKAPQELLDEVKALVQRLDEASRTTRARGITLLPLKKANSSRVMRILNDVLRQ, from the coding sequence ATGCTCACCATTTTCCGACAGATGCGCCTGCCTGTTGTGACCACCACACAGCGCTGCACAATCGTCATTGCCGTTATCCTGCTGTGCGCTTCCGTCGCCCCACGATGTCAGGCTTTCGCCGCGCAGGCGGAAGCGGAGGCGGTCGACTACGGTCGACTGGCCGATCCTGCCACAGCGGCCACGTTGGGATTGTCGGCCGAACAGAAGGCGGCGATTGCTGAGATCATTTCCAAACGCGACGCGGCTCTGGCGACTGCGGATGAAGCCGCCAAAGCTGGCGTGATGGCCAAAGCCATGACGGAACTGGCCGCCGTACTGACCGAGCCGCAGCGTTCCGCATTCGTGAAAGACGCAGCGCCTGAGCCGCGACTGAAGTTCAACTTTCGTTTTCAGAAGTGGACGGCTGTTCTGGACTGGGTCGCGGACGAAGCCGGATTGTCTTTGGTGATGGACGCACCGCCGCCCGGAACATTTAACTATTCCGACACCAAGGAATACACGCCGACGGAAGCGGTCGACCTGCTAAACGGGTGGTTGATGACCAAGGGGTACACGCTGGTTCGCCGCGAACGCATGTTGATGTGCCTGAACCTGAAGGAGGGGCTGCCGGACAACGCGATTCCGCGAGTCACCGTGGACGAGCTGGATGCTCGTGGTCGGTTCGAATTTGTCAGTGTGCTGATTCCGATGCAGGGGCGACCTGCAGAAACGGTGCTGGCGGAAATCAAGCCGTTGCTGGGCACGTATGGAAAAGCGGAAGTGTTGACGGCCACTCAACAGTTGTTAGTAGTGGATTCCGCCGCCAGCGTTCGCACGATTCAAAATGTTGTGCAGCAGGTTCCGATCCCCGCAGTTCCCGCAACGCCGACGGGCCCGCCACCGAAACCTCAACTGGTCGTGTACCCCATCAAGCATGCCAACCCGGAACAGGCGGGTGAAGTTCTGAAGACCATCATCGAAGGAACTCTGGTCGTCGATGCCGCTGCCAGCCAGATTTCCGTCAACGCGATTCCGGATGAACAGGCCAAAGCGAAAATTATCATTCAGCAACTGGAATCCAACCAGGGACCGGACAAGCAGCCGGTGCTGAAGATGTATTCTGCGCGGCCGTCCGATTCGGTCGAAGTACTGGCAACGCTGAAGCTGATCGCACCCGACGCTCAGTTTCGTTACGACGAAGCCAGCCGCAAACTGGTGGCATGGGCCAATCAGGCCGACCAGCTGCACATCGCGAAGTCGCTGGAAGAAATGATGGCTCAACAGCCCAACGACGGACGCACGCAACTGGAGGTCTATCCGCTAAAAGACATTGCTCCAGCGACCGCTCAAAGTCTGGTCACCGCGTTACTGCCGGATGCACGTATTACTCTGGACACGCGTACCAGCAGTCTGATCGCGATCGGAACGCTGACCGATCATCAGGCGATTCGCGAATTGCTGCTGCAACTGGAACCCCAGGCAGCCGGTGTTCACCCAGGAGAGCTAAAATCGTATCCGCTGAATCCGAAAGTCAACGCCGACACAGCGATTGCGTTGCTGGCTGGTCTAACGCCTTCAGCGACGGTGACATCAGACACGGCCAACCGTCGGTTATTGATCACGGCCACTCCGAAAGATCACGAAGCGATCGCCGCGGCTTTGGCCCAGGTGTCTCAGGACGGGGGCGGCGAGCTACCAGATCTTCAGTTTTACACGCTCAAAAAGGCCTCAGGAACCAACGCAGCGGCCGTGCTGACGGCCATGCTGCCGACTGCGACGGTGACGTTTGAAGCCGCAGCCGATCGGCTTTCCGTCGTCGGCAGCAAAGCTGATCACGCCGTTGTCGTATCTACTCTGGCCAAACTGGAAGCAACTGCGCCGGCGGACGAAAAGCGGTGTCTGAAGATTTACGATGTCACCGCGAAACAGCGAACAAGATTCACCGCCGTGCTGGCCAGCCTGACAACGGAACTGCCTGGCCTGCAGGTCTTGACGGACGCTCAACCGGGAGAAATGACAGTCTGGGCCACTCCTTCGCAACATGAGATCGTGGCTGAGGTGCTGACACAACTGCAACGCGACGTGCCGCCGGAAGAGCAACCTCGGCTGGTGGTCTACCCGATCACTAAAATCGACGTCGCGAGCGTGTCTACGGTGTTGGCGGAACTGTTTCCCGATGTGAAAATCACGACGGACGCGGTGGCGTCGCGGCTATTGATCCATGCCAAACCAGAGGTTCATGAAACGATCCGCTCCGCCATTCAGCAACTCGACAGTGACGTCGACGGCGAAACGGAAATCAAGTTAATGGTGTACCCCGTTAACGGCGTTGATGCGGTGAGTGCGCTGCAGTTGCTGAACACGGAAGTCCCGCGAGCGACCGTGATTCATGACACGACGGGGCAGACATTCATCGTGCGAGCTCGTCTGGAACAGCAGCAGCAGGTGGCCGCGTTGCTGGATTCTTTGCAGTCTGCTTCGACGCCATTGCAAAAGCGTACGGCCGTCACTTATCCGACCTCGCACAGTAAGAGTGCGACTGAACAGCAATTCTTCGAAAACGCTTTTCCCAACGCGACCTTTGTGCTGGACCCGATCGCTCAAACGATGACGGCACTGGCGACGGCCGAAGATCAGGCCGCCATTCGCGAGACCGTCGAAGCCATGTCTAAGCAAGGTGCCGATGCGGCGGAATTTAAAGAGTATCGTGTTTCGTCTAAAAACATGATCGGCGTCTTGCGCGTGATGAGAGAAGCCACGCCGAATGCACAGGCCGTCTTCGCTGGCGACAAACTGCTGACATGGGCAATGCCTCACGAACACGCCATTATCGAACGTATCGCAAAAGGTTTGCAGAAGCCTGAAGTGGACCGCCGCGTCGAAACGTTTGACGTGACCGATGTGGAACTCTCCAACGCGATGGCCGTTCTTAGTCAATTGGTGCCTGACGTTTCGTTCATTACGGCACAGGATGGCAAGTCTGTAGTGGCTTTGGTGGATGGTGAGACTAAAACGAAGATTCAAACCACGCTGACGCAACTGGCCGAATCGCCCGCCGCCACAGCAAAACGCACTCTGAAATTTTACGACATCGAATCTGCTGGCGGCCCTCAGGCTCAAACGGTGGTGGCCACCGCTGTACCGACGGTTGTGTTCACGGTGACTCAGGATTCCAAGCGACTGCTGGCTTTGGTGACAGACGACGAACATCAAAGGGTCGAAGCCACTCTGCAACAACTGACGACTGAAAAACCATTTGCCCCCGACACCACGTTGAAACTGTACTCAATCAAAGACGCAGGCCCGTCTGCAACGACCGTGCTGGCTCAGTCGGTCCCGACAGCGGCCATCAGCAGCGGCGCGATGCCGGACCAGATTGCGGTGGTCGCGACAGAAAAAGACCACGAGAGAGTCGAACAACTTCTGCAGAAATTGCAGACTGCGGGCAAGGCGACTCCCGAAAAAGCTTTGGTTGTGTACGACATCCGCGGCACCGATCCGACAGCCGTGCAAACAGTGCTGCAACCGTTGATCGATGCAGATGTGAATATCACAGTCGATGCGACGGGGCGCAAGTTGTATGTGCGAGCGTTTCCGGAACAGCAGCAGAAAGTCAAAGCTACCATCGAACAGATCACGTCCAGCCTGAAACCGAACAGTGAACTCGAAACGAAAACGTACCTGGTCGGCCGGTCGAACGCAGACGAAGCTCAGGAAGTGTTGCTGGCACTCTACCCGGACGTCACCATCGTCACGGATTCCGAACGCAAGCTGATTGTTGCCACGGCGACACCTGAACAGCACGCGATGATTGAGAACATTACGAAGCAAATTGCGGCGGGCGGAACTGTTGGAAATGCTCCTTATGCTGTTGTGTACAGCGTCGAAAACGTTTCGGCCGCGCAGGCGGAGTCAGTGCTGACCAGCCTGTTCACTCGCACCGATGCGGTTCGAGTATCAGTGAACGAACGGACTGGCCGATTGGTTGCGGTCGCTCGCGAAGATCAGCACGCGTTAATCGCCGACATCATGAAGAAATTCGACGGAGAGCCCGGTGAAGAAATCAAACGCGATTTAGCCGTTTACCGAGTACAGCCGCTGGACGGTTTTACGGTCAAGTTGGCTCTGGAGCCACTCGTTTCAGAAGACGTGCTGATATCGGCTGAACGTCGAAGTTCAGAGATTCTGGTGAGTGCTCCGCCGGAAGAGCAGGAGAAAATCGCTGCACTGATTCAGGAGATCACAGCGTCACGCATCACTGCCGGCATGGAAACGAAAACGTTTCGCATGAACCGAGGCGATGCGACTGCGGCTCAGACAGCACTGGTAACTTTGTTTCCGGATGCGACGCTGGTGACCGACCGACTGGGGCAGGTGTTAGTGGCTACTGCCACGCCCGAACAGCACAAGACGATCGAATCCGTTGTGCAGCAGATGTCCGTGTCGCAGGTTGGTGGAAAAGGTGTCGAAACAAGAACCTATTCAATGAACGTTGGCGACGCGTATGTTGCTCAAACGGCTCTGCAATCGATGTTCCCCGACGCCACGCTGGTGAGTGATCGGCGTTACAAAATTCTGGTGGCCACCGCGACGCCCGAACAGCATCAAACCATTGAAACTGTCGTGAAGCAGATGACGCAGTCTCAGATCGGTGGCGAAGGTGTCGAAACCAAAACCTATCGTATGAACATCGGTGATGCGGACGCCGCTCAAACCGCGCTGCGTTCTTTGTTTCCCGAAGCCACGCTGGTGACAGACCGGCGAGACAGAGTGCTGGTGGCCACGGCAACCGCCGAGCAGCACAAAACCATCGATGTCGTTGTAAAGCAGATGAACGGGGAAGATCAGTCGGCCGACCGGCCCGCTCCAAAGACGTATCGCCTTAATCAGGCGGACGGCGAAACCGTGGTCGAAGTGCTGGAAAATCTATTCGAAAGAACGGACGAAGTTCGCCTGTCGCTGGACGAAGTCAACCAGGCGGTCGTCGCGATTGCTCGCCCTGATCAGCATATTCTGATCGAACAAACTCTGGCCGACCTTGACCCCAAAGATGGCGCCGCCGCGTATACGTTGCAGGTTTATCCGATCGAAGACCTGGATGAGGAACAAGTGCGGCAGGTTGTGGAGGACATGCTGGTCGAACGTTATCCCGGTTCGAAAGTTCATCACGAAGCGGCCACCGGCAATCTGCTCGTCACCACAAATCAGGCGGGCCACACGCTGACGAAAGATGCGATCGCTCGCTTCGGCCGCCCGGAACCTCGCGAGGCAGACGTGTTTCAGTTGACCTACCTGGAACCGTTTACTGCTCAGATGGCGATCGAGAACCTGATCAGTAGCCGGTACCCCAACGAGATCAATCAACCGATTGTTTATGCGGACGATGACACGCAGCAGCTTTGGGTGCAGGCGTCGAAGACTCAACTGGTGGAAATGAGGACGCTGTTGATGAAGATGGGTGAAGTGGGACTCGGCGCGCCTGGCATCGAAAAGTCCAATCCGAATCTGCGAATCATCCCCGTGGGCGACAATGTGGATGACACCATCAAAAGGATTCAGGATCTGTGGCCGAAGATACGTCGCAATCCCATCAAGGTGATGCGTCCCAAAGCCACGTCGATGAATCGCGCTCTTCCGTCTCAGGACTTCCAGTACGCTGAAGCTCGCAGTTCAAGACACGTGCTGACCGCGCTGCGCGATGAACCTTCAAAGCAGACCGAAACCGAAGCCTCTGTGCCAAAGACGGAAGGCTCACCAGAAGCCGAACCTTCACAGAAAACGCTTTCGGAATCGTCGCCGAAAGAAGCGCCTACAGAGCCACCGGCCGTTGTGATTGTTCCCGGAGACGGGCGGCTCACGATCGCTTCCGACGATGCGGAAGCTTTGGACCAGTTGGAATCGTTGCTGCGAGCGATCCATTCTCGTCCGGGCGCCGGAGGTCGCAATCAGGATTTCGGTGTGTATCAACTGACGAATGCCGGAGCCGTGGACGTGTCGACAACGCTGCAGCAGGTCTTTGACGACAGCAATGGGCTGTTCAGTTTTGGCAACGTAGTGATGGTTCCTGATGAGCGGTTGAATGCGTTGATTGTGTATGCCAGTCGAGCGGATCGTGCGCGCATTGAACAGCTACTGGAGATTTTGGATTCCGAAAAGTACGAAGACACGCGGCGATCGTTTCAGACGGAGGTCGTCCCGTTGCAGTACGCCAGTGCTGCTCGAGTTGAAGACGTGATTCAGGGCGTCTATTCGGCTGAGCAACGGTCGGGCGGGCCTCGCAGTAACATTGCCATCCCCAAAGGCGTGCCGACCAACGTGGCGTCCGTGCTGCGTCAGATCAATGCGGCCGCGTCCTCACCGTTGTTGACCGTCGAAGTGCAGGCTGACACGAACTCGCTGGTGATCAAGGCTCCACAGGAATTGCTGGACGAAGTGAAAGCACTTGTTCAGCGGCTCGACGAAGCGTCTCGAACAACTCGAGCCCGAGGCATCACGCTGTTGCCTCTGAAGAAGGCCAATTCGTCTCGCGTTATGCGGATTTTGAACGATGTGTTGCGACAGTGA